One Streptomonospora salina genomic window, CTCCTCGTGATCTCCTGGCGGGACGCGGGTGTGTTCCATGCCGCTCCGTGCAGGTACCGCGTCACCGGCGCCTGCTTCCCCGCGTCTGCGGGCCCGTCGCAGCACCACACCTGGAGATTGCCGGCTCGGTGGTGGACGGCCTCGGGCCCCAGATCCGGCTCATGGACACGGTCGACGTCGCCGACCCGGTACTCGGCGTTGCCGACGCGGGCGCCCGCGGTGAACGCATCCAACTCTCCGCTCGTCGGCAGTCGCGCCCCTTCCCACAGGGCGTAGGCGGCCGCGCCGATCCAGGTGACCCAATAGGCGGGATGGTGCTCGTAACCCGAGCTCACTCGCCACCCCTCAGGAAAGGGACGCAACCGTCCGCCCCGACCGTGCGGCATCGGGATCGCTAGCAGGTGCACGCCGTGGAGGGTGTTGGCCAGGCCGGCCTCGGCGAGGGCGTTGAGGAACGCCGCCATTTCGGCGTTGGATACCAGGAGGTTGCGCCACTGGAGACCTTCGGCCGTCGGCCTCAGGTAGGACGGATCGTTCCGTGGGCGACGCGCACACGGAGGCGCCGTCGGGGGCGGGGGTTCGGCGGTGGCGGTGGCAGCGAGCGTGTAGGCGTCGTTTCCGGCCAGCCACCGCTCCACCGTCGTGGAGGTCGCGGGTGAGGCGATGGTGCGGACGAGCTGCAGGCAGCGCGTTGTCTCCGAGGCCACCAGGTCGGCGGTTTCGCGCGTCAGATGGGCGATGATCCGGTTCTTGCTCTGGGTGGTGGCGAACGTGCGGTCGGCGGAAGGCGGCTCGCTCGAAACGGCCGGGAGGGCGGTTCCGGCGTCGGGAACCAGCCGGGTCAGGGGTTCCGTGGCGGTACGGCGATCGGCGACCGCGGCTTCGTAGGACACGTGCGCGTGCTCGCGGTCGCCGAGGGCCTCGGCCAGCAGCGCCGCGTTCAGCACGGCCAAGCAGGTGAGGGCGACCGGCGTCGGTGGGGCCTCGTCAGCCAGGAGCGCTGCCCAGCGGCCGTGCTCGTACTGACGCGTCATCGCCGCGACGCGGCCGTAGGTGTCTGCGTAATCCCACCGCTTCCACAGCGCCCCGCGGATGAAGGAGCTGGCCACGCCGACGGGTGCGCGGGTGAGCACCACGACGGGAGCGTCGGGGAACAGCTGCAGAAACGGTGCAGCGGTGAAGTACAGGTTCGTCTCCTTGATCACATGCTGGCCGCCGTAGTACGTGCTGTGCTGGAACGCGGTGACCCGGTAGGAGGCGAGCGGGCCGGTGGCACTCGCTTCGGGTCCCGGGGCCGTGGCCATGGGGGAGAGTCGGTGGTCTCGCCCGAGTTGCTGGCGCACGGGTTCGTTGTGCTGGATCGTGGCGTGGCGCAGGGAGTCGAGGGCCCAGTTGGATCCCACGCGCTCCGAGGTTCCGAGCACGAGGATCGGCGGTCGTTTGGCTGTGGCCATGGCTCATGCCTCCTGGGGCGGTGCGGGGGTGCGAGGGGCTGCGCCCGGCGGTCGGGCGAACCACAAGGCCAGCCGGCGCGGAACGAGTCGGTGCTGGAGGTGAGCCTCGGTGCGGAGCTGCTGCGCGGCCTCACTGACATCCGGGGCCATGGCGTCTCACCCGTCGCGGCGAGGTTCGCGGTCGAACAGCGCCCAGACCGTGGTGGGAAGACCGGTCGTGCCGTAGTAGCCCCAGGCGCAGCTGATGGCCTGGATCAGGGCCAGTCCGCGTCCGGCCTCGTCGATGTCGTCGACGGAGGAGGCGCAGGGCTGTGGCCGGGTGGGAGGTTGTTCCGGCCGCTGTCCGTGGTCGGTGACGGCCAGGTGGACCGACTGGGGCAGCAGGGTGATGTCGATCCGCACCCGCCCGCCGGGCAGCCCCGAGACCGTGTGTTTGATCGCGTTCGAGTGGAGCTCCGACAGCGCCAGCATCATCGGGTGTGCGCGATCGTAGGCGCGGCCGGTCACCCGCCACGCCCAGCTTCGGGCCCCTGCGACCTGCTCCGGTTCCCAACCGAAGGACGCGCTGTGCACACCCGGGTCGCTGGAGGGGATCCGGCGCGGCAGCGACAACACGGTCGCGGCCGGCTCCGCTGCCACCGGGGGTGTGTCGTGCTCGACTGGCTGCGCCCGCGTGCGTCCTGCCCTCACCTGCATCACGTCCCTCTCGCGCCGACTGCGACGCGTCACGGCGGTGTCTCGGTGCGCAACACCATGGAGGCTTCCGGACAGGGCCGCTAGGCAGGTCACCACATCGTCACGATGCGGTCATGCCGGTGGAGATTGGAAGCACCATCGCGTTGGATCGGTCGTGTTGGTAGACCTCGCGGTGGACTTGGAGCTCGGATGGACCGCACCCCCAACCCCGCGTGGCGGCGCCTGGGCACAGCGATCAGGAAGGCACGCAAGGACGCCAGAATGACGCAGGTCGAGGTGGGACAGGCGATGCGCGTCGTGCCGTCGACCGTCTCGGCCTGGGAGTGCGGCACCCGCGGTCTGCAAGAAGCTGGCGCGCGCGAACTCGACCGGATCTTCGGCACGTCTGGTGTTGTTCTGCGTGCATGGAACACGGCGAACACCCCGACAGCCGTGCCCGAGTGGTACGAAGAGGTCGGTCAACTGGAGCGGATGATGTCCGAGCTCCGGGAGTACCAGAGTCACGTGATTCCGGGGCTCATCCAAACACCGGAGTACGCGCGGGCCACCAACAAGGACACCGCGCCCTGGGTGGCGTCGGCGGAGCTGGACGAGATGGTGACGTCGCGGATGAAGCGCCAGGCAATCCTGGAAAAGGACCCGCAACCGCTGATCTACGTCGTGCTCGAGGCGACCGCCATCACCCGGGTGATTGGGAGCCGCACGATCCTGTGTGGTCAACTGGAACGCGTGCTTGGCCTGATCGAGACCGAAGTGGTGCGGCTCCAGGTCGTCCCCTCCAACCCGGGGTGCCATCCCGGCGCCTCCGGAGCCTTCCGCATCTACTCGTTCGCGACCCGGCCCATGGCGGCATCGGCGGAGCACCAGCAGGGCGAGATCTTCATGGACGACCCTGTCAAGGTGCAGCACTGCCTTGCCATCTTCAGCGCTGTCCAGGCGGAGGCCATGTCTCCTCGGCAGAGTGCCGACTTCATCAGGAAGGTCAAGGAAGAACTCGATGACACCGCAGCATGACCCCCAGTGGCACAAGAGCAGCTACAGCACCGCCCAGGGAAGCTGTGTCGAGGTCGCCGAAGGCGCCGACGTCCTTATGCGCGACACGCAGCACCCGGAACTGGGCCATATCGGCTTCACGGCAGAATCCTGGGCGCAGTTCCTTCATGAACTCAAGGTGCGGCGAGACTAAGCAATCCCGGCTCATAGGCTCCACCGGCACCGAGCCCCTGAACGCGGATGATTCAGGGGCTCCCGGGCACTGAACGCCGTTGGCTACCCGCCTCGATCGGCCGGCGCGGACGGCGACCGCCACCTGGCTCATCTTGCGGGGCCGCTTGGGCGGGTAGCGGTTGCGATCCTCGGCCGCCGCTCACGGCGACCGCCACCTCGCCCTTGGGCGCGGGGGTGACGACCGGGCCGAAGTGTTGCGATCCTCGGCCGCCGCTCACGGCGACCGCCACATGGTGGTGGCGTGCGCCCCCATGATCCGGCGGGAGTTGCGATCCTCGGCCGCCGCTCACGGCGACCGCCACAGCGCCCGACCTGGGAAAACACCCGAAGGCCATGCGCCCAACCAAGCATGGGAACCGGACAGGAAAACCCAAGACACCCCAAACATCCTTAGGAACCTCCCCGGCATCCCATGAGCACTTCCGGTTCCCAACTACAGCACCAGCGCATCATCATGCGGCAGCCGGCGGGCCCTCCCCAAGATCGTCACCGACTTGAACGACCCCCGATCCATCCGATACACGCGGATACTGTCGTCCTCATCATCGATGATGCGCTGGAACGCATTGTTCAACCGCACCCAGTCGGCATCACTGCACACCACCTCGAAAACCGACTTCTGCACCCGCATCCCATACCCCTCGCACAGCTTCGCGACCTGCCGCAGGCGCTGGGCTCCCTCCGGGGTTGTAGTGGCGACGTCGTAGGTGACCAGCAGTTCCATCTCACACCGTCCAGGGCAGGTATCCGGGCAGTTCCTCGCGCAAGGTCCGCGCCATCAGCCGGGACTGGACGAACGGCACCAGCCCGTGAGCCACACGCCGTCCCAAGACCGGGTGGGGCCGCTCTTTCTGCCGGTGCTGCTGCCATGCGGTCAGCACCGTCTTGCGCCCGTCTTCGGTCAGCTGCACCGCACCGCCCTCCAGCTGCTCGAAGTCGTCCGCGCTTACCTGGCGCCGGTTGATCAGCGTCAGCGCCAACCGGTCCGCGATGGCCGGGCGGAACTCCTCCATCAGATCCAGCGCGAGTGCGGGCTTGCCCGGCCGAATGCCGTGCAGGAACCCGACGTAGGGGTCCAGCCCCACCTGTTCGCAGGCGCCGTGCACGCTCGAGCGGACCAGCCCGTAGAGGAACGACAGCAGCGCGTTGACGCCGTCGGTGGGCGGGCGTTTGATGCGCCCGGGAAACGACAGCCCGGAGTCCTTGCGGATCATCATCGCCAGCGCTTCGAAGTAGGACCGCGCGGCCGCACCCTCGACACCCATGAGGACGTCGAGGTCCTCGGCCGCACCGGCGGCGGCCAGCGAATCTTCCAGATCCGCGGCGATGCCGCGCAGCGCGTCCTTGGTATCGCCCGCATCGCGGGCGCCTTTGAGGACGACCTGCCGGCAGTTCTGGATCTTCCCGGCGACACACGCGCGTGCGATCGGCAGCCGCACCACCGGGTCGGCGTGGGCCAGGTGCTGGGCGTGGCGCAGCAGCACGTTGCCGCGGGTGGGCCCGTCCAATCGGCAGCGGAAGCGGCCGCCCCGGCTCATCCACACCACGGCGCGCCCGTCATCGGCGCAGCGCGACAGCAGCGGCGCGGAGACGCTGATGTTGCCCAGCAGCACGATCGACTCCAGCCGCAGCAGCGGCAGGGTGCGGCGCGGTCCCCCGCCGTCGGGAAGAGCGATGCGTACGGCGTCGCCGTCCAGATGCAGGGAGGCGCCCGGTGTCTGCACGTAGAGCGTGTTGAGGAGTTCAGTCATCCCAGTCCGTCTCGTGGGAAGGGGTGTACAGCTCGGCGAGCAGCCGGTTGTAGCGGCGGGTGCCGGCAAGGACCTTGGGCATGCACCCGGTGTTCATCGAGCAGCGGCGGCACCGCTGATCGGCCGCCGGGGCGGGCAACTCCTCGCGGGCCATGACGGCGCGCACGGCCTCGGCTGTGGCACACACCCGCTCGCGCAGGGAGGC contains:
- a CDS encoding SUMF1/EgtB/PvdO family nonheme iron enzyme, translating into MATAKRPPILVLGTSERVGSNWALDSLRHATIQHNEPVRQQLGRDHRLSPMATAPGPEASATGPLASYRVTAFQHSTYYGGQHVIKETNLYFTAAPFLQLFPDAPVVVLTRAPVGVASSFIRGALWKRWDYADTYGRVAAMTRQYEHGRWAALLADEAPPTPVALTCLAVLNAALLAEALGDREHAHVSYEAAVADRRTATEPLTRLVPDAGTALPAVSSEPPSADRTFATTQSKNRIIAHLTRETADLVASETTRCLQLVRTIASPATSTTVERWLAGNDAYTLAATATAEPPPPTAPPCARRPRNDPSYLRPTAEGLQWRNLLVSNAEMAAFLNALAEAGLANTLHGVHLLAIPMPHGRGGRLRPFPEGWRVSSGYEHHPAYWVTWIGAAAYALWEGARLPTSGELDAFTAGARVGNAEYRVGDVDRVHEPDLGPEAVHHRAGNLQVWCCDGPADAGKQAPVTRYLHGAAWNTPASRQEITRRRSRHLMGASRGVGVRLVRDSATGRRRSPEEIADRVNRWLTRMSEEPRRVADLDREAVALLAPTS
- a CDS encoding ATP-binding protein — its product is MAAEPAATVLSLPRRIPSSDPGVHSASFGWEPEQVAGARSWAWRVTGRAYDRAHPMMLALSELHSNAIKHTVSGLPGGRVRIDITLLPQSVHLAVTDHGQRPEQPPTRPQPCASSVDDIDEAGRGLALIQAISCAWGYYGTTGLPTTVWALFDREPRRDG
- a CDS encoding helix-turn-helix domain-containing protein, with the translated sequence MDRTPNPAWRRLGTAIRKARKDARMTQVEVGQAMRVVPSTVSAWECGTRGLQEAGARELDRIFGTSGVVLRAWNTANTPTAVPEWYEEVGQLERMMSELREYQSHVIPGLIQTPEYARATNKDTAPWVASAELDEMVTSRMKRQAILEKDPQPLIYVVLEATAITRVIGSRTILCGQLERVLGLIETEVVRLQVVPSNPGCHPGASGAFRIYSFATRPMAASAEHQQGEIFMDDPVKVQHCLAIFSAVQAEAMSPRQSADFIRKVKEELDDTAA
- a CDS encoding DUF397 domain-containing protein, which gives rise to MTPQHDPQWHKSSYSTAQGSCVEVAEGADVLMRDTQHPELGHIGFTAESWAQFLHELKVRRD
- the cas2 gene encoding CRISPR-associated endonuclease Cas2, giving the protein MELLVTYDVATTTPEGAQRLRQVAKLCEGYGMRVQKSVFEVVCSDADWVRLNNAFQRIIDDEDDSIRVYRMDRGSFKSVTILGRARRLPHDDALVL
- the cas1c gene encoding type I-C CRISPR-associated endonuclease Cas1c, with protein sequence MTELLNTLYVQTPGASLHLDGDAVRIALPDGGGPRRTLPLLRLESIVLLGNISVSAPLLSRCADDGRAVVWMSRGGRFRCRLDGPTRGNVLLRHAQHLAHADPVVRLPIARACVAGKIQNCRQVVLKGARDAGDTKDALRGIAADLEDSLAAAGAAEDLDVLMGVEGAAARSYFEALAMMIRKDSGLSFPGRIKRPPTDGVNALLSFLYGLVRSSVHGACEQVGLDPYVGFLHGIRPGKPALALDLMEEFRPAIADRLALTLINRRQVSADDFEQLEGGAVQLTEDGRKTVLTAWQQHRQKERPHPVLGRRVAHGLVPFVQSRLMARTLREELPGYLPWTV